Part of the Chelmon rostratus isolate fCheRos1 chromosome 10, fCheRos1.pri, whole genome shotgun sequence genome is shown below.
GTGTCATGATTAGTTTGTCTGAAATGCAGAAGTATCCTGTAGGGCACAATGGACTCAACGTACgatattattttttgtttgcacAGGGCCGATCCAACAGAACGGACTGGATCCCTCGAAGTCAGAAATCCAGAAACTACAGAACCACATCCAGCAGCTCGAGTACAATGTGAAAGCAACAGCCACGGTGAGCGCGCTGCGAGTGCCGACATTACCGGCACCTTAGAGGGGAATAAGTTCTTGTTTATACATCGCTGAAGGAGGTTGTGTCATCTAAACAGATTATACAGATTTGCAGCTGATTTTTCAAAGAGACAGCAGCTCTAAGGCCAGAGCTTCACACTGACACGCACATGCGTCCGTGTGTTTGCccatgtgtgtcagtgtaacGTGTTTGGATGTTGGTTGTTGTTGTAGAAGCGTTTCCAGCTGCTGAAGGAGTGCGTGGACTGTCTGGACCAGTGTCAGACCCGACTGATCAGCAGGCTGAAGTCGTGGAGGTGGGAGCAGCACAAGGCCGCCATTGGACATCCCTTTGACGACAACCTCAACCCGCTGCAGACCTGGTGAGGTGCAGCCCACTCCACTTGTCCCCTTCTGGACTGACTGCCGCTGTGTTGTATTGCTTTTATCCAATCCTTGCAAATCCTCATCCCCCTTTGGAGGATGTGATTGCTGGTGATAAACTGTCTGTGCTTTCACTTTCTTTACATGTTTCCTGCATTAGGTGTGAGCAGCTGCTTGGAGTGAATGGGAAACTGCGACAGGAATTGATGCTGATAGGGGAACCGATCCCAGAGCTCCAGGAAAGGCTGGGCCAACTTCTGCAGGTTCTGGTTCAAAGGTAGCCCACTcactctgttttcctttctatATATTCGTGTTCCTTTTGAACTGTGAAAGAAAGTGAATGTATTTAACTCACACTTTCCTTTCCTTCGCTCACAAACAGCAACATACATGACTTTCACACAATCTTTAAAGCAAAAAGCATGTTTCTTCACTCATGTAGCTGTTGTGTCCTTCAGCTCTCTTGTAGTGGACAAGCAGCCCCCACAAGTCATTAAGACCCAGTCAAAGTTCTCCACGACTGTGCGATATCTGCTGGGGGAGAAAATAGCTCCTGGGAAGCCTGTGGTGCTGAAGGCGCAAATCATTAATGAACTGCAGGCCAGGAACCTGGGCAGTGTACCCGGGTGAGTCATACTGTGAACATGGAGGACTGTACGCTGTCAGGGAGGGTTGTTTAATTGGTTTTCATACTATTCAatgcttttttccccacttgTAGTACCAAGCAAGTATTTTTGGATTTGTGCTGGTAATTATTGGGGTTATAGGTGAAAACTTGCACCTCAAAACAATTAACTCACAATTTATTCCAACACAATAATTAGGGAATATGCAAGAACCAGAAAATGGCCTTCATTAAGGTGCTTTCTGTACTCAACAGTTcgtgcttttctctgtttgtccccTGCAGGGATAACGTGGGCGAGCTGATCAACAACACGGCCATCCTCGAACACAACACATCCAGCAAGAGCACATGTGCCACCTTCAGGAATATGGTATGCACCGCTCTGGATTTCTCAGCCCAGATTGAGTTATCGTTTAGTGTTGTTAacaaatttgttgttttggcttAACAGTCCATCAAGAAGATCAAGAGGGCCGACAGAAAGGGATCAGAGTCTGTGACAGAGGAGAAATTTGCTCTCCTGTTCTCGGCAGAGATCACCATCACAGGCTGTGACACTCCCTACAGGATACAGGTTTGAGTCAGTCATTGTCCTGCATGTTCTTCTGGTCTTTACGTTGTGTTAATGAAATTTGGTTGGTTTGGCCTCATGACGAGGGTGTTGCATCCATCAGCACACATGCTGTGATCAATGGCTACCGCAGCGATTCACTAAGCTGACTATGTGATCATACACATTAGATTTCAGAGTTTGCAACTGTTACATGatttaaattgtattttcagTATATATCCTTAATGGGAACAGGGCTATCAACAAACTTCAGCTGATATCATTGATTACAGATGATCTCACTGCCGGTGGTCGTCATTGTCCACGGGAGTCAAGACAACAATGCTCTGGCCACCATCATCTGGGACTGTGCTTTTTCTGAAGCAGTAAGTGTCCGATTAttcttttagtttttgttttttctgtttcttctcctgttGCTTTTATGTCCCTTCACTTTGTAGCCTCTGTTACTaatgatgctgtttgtctgtctgtgctgccgTGAACACACCAACTCTATTTCCATCAGCCAACTCATGTGGAATAGATTATAATGTGACTATAGACTGCACAGCATTAGTGTATGGCGCCTAGGCTCCGGCTTCATCACTTCCCGCAAGGAAACACcaagcacagcacagcaagCTCATGATGTGAACTTCCTGCCATAGAGGAATGTAGGCTAGAAAAAGCCACAGGAGGATGCTAAGGTGGAGGTAGGGCTTATGAAATGCAGTATGAGCAGCATCATGACAGCAGCAGGCCGAAAGTGAAAGCACGGCTTCTTGTGAGCGGTGTTGCAGCCGAGTGGAGCGCTGATGGCTTATGATGGCAGGGGTGCGTTGGATAGAGAGGAGTATGCAATATGAGTGCAGTGGCAGACTGCAGTGAGTAGACTGACTGAACACATACATGTGATGAACACTATGTGCAGGATCACATTATAGAGCATTATCTGCTAATGTTTTGGTATTagtttgaatttaaataaaatatataggTAGATAATAGATGTGCGCAGAGACATCATTATCTGTCTCTGTATCTGTTTGACCAATGACATTATCTGCCTCTGAATCTGTATACAGATAGAAGACCAGAGGTGGGTGGGTTTATACTGAAAGCACATTAAATTGGGAAAACTAACCTAAGATTAATTGGTGGTGTAATTGTTGTGCCCTCAGAACAtcaaattgatttgtttttaattaatcatgaaatatatttccaCTTCCTCATACTCAagtaaactgttttttttatctgtctgcaACCCCCTCTTCTGAAACTATCTGAAAGGTTCTGATTTTCACTGGAAATAGAAACTGTACGTTAAAGGTGAATTGCATGTTTGAAACTTGAAAGGAGTTGAAACACTGAATAACCATAAATTCCAACGGTGCTGCATTTACGTTTCTCGATGTGTTAACGTTACTGCAGTTTGCTTGGAAACATGCACATGGAAAGGGTGCTAGATATTATACTCAAgtgataataatataataataataataataataacactagCGGGAGAAGCTCACGCCACCGAGCCCTGACGTGAAGTTATCAGAAGCAGCAAAAAGGCCTCACATCACACACCTCAGTGACGGAAGAAGCTCTTCAGCAATGTAGCAAACATAGAAGTCACCGCTGGAGCATCCACTGTGAGCATTTCAGCATTTAGCATCAAGCCAGGCCAGTCACGCAGCATGCATCCTGGGTGTGTTTGATTCGTGTCACTTGGCGGAAACAGGCTACCATACTAGAATGGCATTGCCCTGTGTATATGCTATGCGAGTATAAACAGAGTTGACATTTAGCATCTATAGGCTCTGACCTCATGAGGCATGCACCGATCTCACCACTGCAGAACCGAGGACTGACTGACAATGATAAACCGCTCCCAAACTCACAGTAGACACAGAGGCTGGCGTCAGCTATCAAGTGGAATCTACCCACTCTGTGTGGGCTGTGTGGCCATTGACAAACAAAGCACCTTCAGCCATTGCAGGAAATATACCATCTGCTAAACTGAGGTAGATAAATCTAAACCCAGAAATTATCCCTATGTGCAGCAGAATGTGTCAGCTAGGGGCAACAGGACTTATCTCATGACACTTTTCAAGCAGAGGAGGTAATGACTGAACACTTTAAtgtacagagacccaacagttcccccatgagcaagcacttggcaatGACAGTGAGGAAAAACTATCTTTTAATAGGCAGAAACCTCgaacagaaccaggctctggatGGAGCAACCATCTGCCTCAACTAGTTGGGTGGAGaaagagacatagagagagagagagagaaatgcacaATGCCAGTAATAACAAGAACAGCTATAATAGTAGATCTGAAGTTTAAATACAGGGATTTTAACAGCAGGGGAAACGGGAAgacatgatgcagaaaaacagaacaggaggaaatagcAGACATTCACCCACAGAGGAATAAACAGGAACTTCATTGAACTCTAGCCAAAGCTTCATTACAATGTGATGTAGTTCACTGACAATTGATGAATTAGGTGATTGCAGTGTCTATGTCACAGTTCAGAGAACAGTGTTAGCATAATTCAGGAAGGTCTGCCATATTAACATCTTCAGGAGAGCCACAAAGCACATACCTGAACTTTATTTCACTAATGAGGCTCTTCTCACCTCAGAGCCCACGTATTATTGCATCGGCTGTTGAAAATTATCTGAGTTTTGAATATAGAGCTCTGAAAATTGGATAGAAAAGTGTCAGAACATGGGAGCAAAGGGGGCGACGAGTGAGCCAGCAGGCACAACGCCAGAGCCCTGGAACTGACTCACCTAATAGAATGCAATCCTTTTTACTGTTATCAATTACACTTTCAATGCTATGACAAGTCataatatctgctgtgaaaaaggtctattGATTTTTTCATGAAGGCGATATTACAGGAGGATAATCACTGTGCTAATAGGCCATGTGCAAGATGACATATTTACATCCCTACTGCCAATACAAGATATCATCCTCTCCTGGAGAGTTTGTACAAAAGCTATTCAGCAATTTATCAAAATACTCACATATGAGTGCTCTCAAAACATCTCCTGCTGTCTTTCATCAGACAGAATATTGTATGCAGCTTTACCAGTTTCCCATATAGAGTTGGAGGTGAGCCACAGTCTTACGGTAATGTGCACACAAGCTCTGTGGATGGGTTTCCTGTTTGTTGCTCTCTGCTTCCTCAATCAAAACAAGTCCAAGTGTTTGTGACTGGAAATAGTCTGATGCGGTCTGTGAGAAATAAATGGATTTTTGGAAACGCCTGACCACTGAAGCAAAATGAATGTCTACAATAAACGTTTGTGATGCTACCGTGTTTGTCGCTGTCATCAGGACAGAGTGCCTTTCGTGGTGCCGGAGCGTGTGCCCTGGAGGATGATGTACAGCACTCTCAACAGTAAATTCACCGCTGAGGTGCAGACACAACACAATCTGGACCATTACAACCAGCACTTCTTGGCCCAGAAGATATTCGACAAGCCTGACTTTGCTGACGACTTCAGCAACATGATGGTGTCCTGGGCCCAGTTTAATAAGGTGCACACCGGCGAATGTGCTCTCAAGCAGACATACGTAGGCAGACATACACTCAAATCTCACAGTGCCTTTCATTCTCACAGGAGGTTCTCCCGGGTCGACCGTTCACGTTCTGGCAGTGGTTTGAGGGAGTGATGGAGCTGACCAAGAAGCACCTGAAGACCTACTGGAGTGAAGGGTGAGGAGACCCCGCCTGCTGTTTCAATAGTAAACATTATTGCCTGCTCCAGTCTGTCAATAATGACAAGTGTTTGCAATTTTTTGCTCCTCTAGGCTGATATTTGGCTTCATTGGGAAGCAGCATCTACACCTGATTCTCAAAGACAGGCCCAACGGGACGTTCTTGCTTCGCTTTAGTGACTCTGAGATCGGAGGGATCACCATTGCATATGTGTCTGCTACTGAGAGTGAGTGTTGGTGCGGTCGCAGTTTGAGTTTAActctgtttggtttcattttgttgccCCCATTAAGCTTCTCTATTTCCTCTGTGGACTGCAATGATGCTTAAGTGCACCCAGTAAACTCAGTGCTGACGTGGTCACAAGGGCTAACACACAGTAtatctttcatttttatgtgaagtAATTTCACGACTTCATTTAGATAATTGTCACTTGATGCTTTAACACCCTCCCCACATTTTGTATTCAGTCTTTTTCACTTCTCAATCACTCTTCCCCTGAAAGGTGGTAGTgggattttttcttttctctgatcCACAGAGAAAGGCTGAGCTGTATTATGATCCAGCATTGTGTATCATGTAGTAGACACTGCTGGTTGTGACCACATGGGATGACATAGCATTGGCcgttgctgttgctgtgtttgtggctgtagCCATGGCTGTGTTATAGTCATACTTATGATTACGGCTGTGACACATCAGTTTATAATGGGTGACTACATGtaggggatgtgtgtgtgtgtgtgtgcagtgaactGAACTGGTTTTGCTGGAGGAGTGTCTTTGTTGGCTGAAAAAGTAGTTCTGAAAAATAATCCCACTGTGACCCTTTGGGGGGTCTGTAGACATCCTGTTTTGAGACACTACATTGTGTGTCCTGTACCTGAATTATTTTTAGGACAGCATTCTTCTCCTCAGAAAGTTGGGGCGCTGTGTGGTAAATAAAATGAACCTGTTTACGTGTGGaatgtgaaattaaatatattgtatttgtactattttcaagtgagtttatgtcaaaaaggattagcaaatgatcccattctgttttatttatgttttaaccAGTATCCCAACTTTTTGTAATTAGGGTTGTAGATACATATGTTCAGTGTTGATATTTATGCAAGGTTTCATAGTGAAGCAGTCTGCTGAGTCCTACATAGTTCTAATATCCCACTTGTGTAACAGTAGCTGATAAGGataaagtaataataacaataaaaatgctaatgatgctaataATACTGAGTGCCACAGCGTGTCACCCTCTCActtccctctctcacacactcatgcagtgacacagcaaacatttttctctctcagatgGGGGACAGAAAATCCAGAACATCCAGCCCTTCACCAAGAGAGACCTTGAGATCCGTAGCCTTGGCGACCGCATCCGGGACATCAGCCACATAACACACCTGTATCCTGAATTTCCTAAACATGAAGTTTTCAAAAAATTCTACTCAGGTAACGATCATGATGCACAGAGTCAGCTTTATGCTCTTGAGTTCAAGTGAGAACAGACGACTAACGCTTTCATTTGAAACAGAGCCTCAGGCGTCACCCATCGGAGGTTACATCCCTGTGTCGCTCCACACTAAAGTCGGCATGTAAGGAACTGTTCTTACAAATAAACCCTGTCATTTGATGTAAAGTCATTTTTaggagaaatgaaaaacattggaaacatgtcatgtttgtatgtgtgtgcgtatgtgcagGGAAGCTGGCACAGCCACGCACCCAGCTCCCAGTATGGCCCCTCTCGCTGAAAGCCCTCACAGCACTGTCGGCTTCCCAGTGTAAGTGTCGCTTCTACAcgtttctctcttcctcttcattccCATGGTACCcaactcacttcctgtcattcaTATTCCCCTGTGCTCCTCTACCGGCTAACAACTGACTTACATGCAACATTCGCCATAAAGTCTCATAAAAAGAGAGACTACCTGAGCAAATCAAAGGAAAATCAGATGTCTTCTTAATAAATTTAAGAGCCAATCAAATGTACTCAAATACTCCCAACTTCAGCtgcctgaaaacaaaatgaaaatgaaaagtgatgcAGATTTGTGTTGCTATGTCAGACACTTTTGAACATATTTCACAGGGATTTCTTGTCATTAAAAGGTCCTGATTAAGTAATGAGGCCTGTGATTTCTAGTTTGACCAGTGTCAGTTTATCAGGCCCAAGCATGCCAACTCCTTTGTCCTTTGATCATGTGACTGAAGGAAATGTGCGTCTGACACTGTTAGCTGTTCATAAATCTAAGGATCTAAGGATGTTGATAGCGTTCCTGCTGTTTCTTTCAGGCATCAGTTCCAGCAGCCATTCAGCCCACAAGAGTCCATCCCTCAGGACATAATGGAGACAGCACCGACTCCTGCGGTGGAGTTCAGTCCaaaccctcctgttgtcttcacTGAACACATGTAGGTTTTTATCTTCAGGTCTGTGCATGAAATCCATTGATGTGCTTTCCAAAAATACTTTTACATCGCGCTGAGATGCCacttatgtgcatgtgtctgtcatCTAGTTCCACAGGTAACAATATGGAGCTAGATTTTGACACTCTCCTCCAGACTCTGAATAATTAGGAAGGCTTCCCATCAAAGTTGTTTTTGAAGAGCAAAacagacatcaaacacagacCAGGAGTAAACTCATCTGTCTGACCTTCACGTGAACGAAGCGTCATTGCGCCAGACTTTCTTCCTCCGCTTCCATAACCCGTCTACACCTTCATCTACTTCTGAGAGGTTGGAGGCAAATTTGATTCCTGTGGGACTCATCGTGTTGAGCTGGCGCTACGTGGAAAGCAGGAAATCAATTTAAAGACAAGGTCAAACTGAGAGCAAACCAGAATGAAGGGTCATCGCTGTCTGTCGGCCATCTTTGTTGTGCaacctttcctttctctctctctctctctctctctctctctctctcctgatgGTAGGTTTGTTGATGGTGATTTctctacttgtgtgtgtgtgtactaaaCTCCAGGCGTCTTGGAAAATAAGTGATTTACTGTACAGATTACAGCGCTTTTCCACCGTCGACCAAACACGCATGAAAGCAGGCAGTGTGATACTTCTGGCCACTGGAGATTACTGTCTAGATCATTTTGTCATCTGtaattgttgattttttttaagtcatgaTGAGGAAAGCATATTTAACAGGTTCCCCCCCGTTGTGTATAACCCTTGTGATTGAAAACCCCGGCGGAGGATGAGCTATAGCATGTTGTACACTCAGTctcacagtaacacacaataTGCATGGTAAATACTTCATTAAAGCTTTGTGAGCCTGACCCGCTCTGTGTTATATTTAGGATTAGGAACATGAAAGGAACAATAAGCTTCTCCATCACTGGTGACTGTGAAACTATACCACATTGACAGACACTTACAATGCAGCAGATGGCAGAGCTGGTGGTGATGGTGCTGGTGGGAAATGCTTCTATTATTCTGTTTACTTAAAGACTCATTTGTGCgtattttatgttatttgtatatatttctAAAGCTTTTGTGAGCTAATTCCAGCCAAAAATTGTTGCCATTTTTGTAAGTCTGTATCAGGTCCTGCTAACGGAGTATATGTTTCCTGGTGACATGGTTTAGGTtctttgcacacacaaacaagcagttTGTTTATCTGTCTTCAGTCCCTGGAGTGCTAAAACCGATGAAAGTAAATGATCAATGATTCTTCCTTTATTCTTCTCAAATTTAATTTAACTAAATTAATGTAACGTTTTGGTTTGAGTTGTGtgataaagatgaaaaaagtgAATAAGGGCAATCGGAAATGAAGAACGAAGAACTAATTAGCATTTGTAGTTCGTTGGAATCATTACAAGATAAATCAGACTGTTTTTCTGAAAGGGGATGCAGGGATCTTTAAATCTAATTTTGTTTGGACTTTAGCAGCTTTTCTTCACAGCTGAATGTATATCAAAACCAATTTTCCAAACTAAGCTCTGGTTTTATGAGAAGCTTTGCACTACCTGCCTTCACTGTCAATGTTATGCATGGATGAATACAGTGGTGTGCTGGATGTACCATGATGCATGTATGTTTGCCGGATGATAACCTTTTATATCTTGTGGACTGACTTTTGGATAAATCACTCCGAGGCTACTACTACAATCCGTATAATCTTTTAACCGtggtgacaaaataaaagctcagtttttcgcaaaatatcaaaaatatttttgtgaatttatttaCAAGAAATTGGTTATCTCCCTCATGTCAGTGACTGATATCATAGGTGTTTATGTCAAACGATGGAACAGTGCACACAGAGTGTTGCAGGCAGATAAATTGCAAATTTCACTGCCATGGCCTTTGgcatgtgttttgttgctggGTTTAGTGGAATATGTGATGATAATTGTTGCATACATCTAAGATTTGTTTCCACATGCAAATGTCTGGAACCATCTATTTAAATCCTGTATTTTTCTGCAGTCGgtctaaaagaaaacagacaaaaaaaggatTGGAAACATAAgaattttctgatttttttgacatataaaaataataaatcagtgGCATTGTGATTGGGAAGGTATGCCTGGTACCAAAAAGGCTGTCCATTGAATGAGAGCATATTGGTGTATAACATAATTGGCATCACTTCCATAATCCATCAGCCAAAGAGGAGACATTGCATAACTAGCATATTATATTTCCTATCCATCCAGTTTCAACaatcatgaaatgttttttgattttttttttaaaaaagaaaactttacACTGTACATCACAAAGCTTTTCCATTAGAACACAAAATCTAATTTCAACTTGTCACTAAAATTTAAATTCTACTCAACCACTGCCAGGgaaatcacactgaaaaaaaaaaaggttatgtagaggaagcagaaagagaaTCAGCTTACATGCCTGGTTCAAAAACTGCTCTGGTGAAATTTGTCAAAATGCTAACTTATCTCAGCACCCCGTCCCCTTCCCTCCACCCCAGCAGCTTTAGATGTCCCCTCATTAGAGCAGAACAAGGTGGCTGCCGCGTAAACAAAGGGAGGAGGTAGGGTGATgtgaaggagggatggaagagagaggggacacCAGGCCAATGTAGAGCTTCAACGTCAAAGTCCATTCTCTCTCCAGATCGTATGAAAATAAAGGTGTACATTTATCACCCTGTACAAACACACTAAAGATTTCAGTCGCCTCGCGGTGACCTCTCTTCTCCCAAGTGTCAGAGAGGGGCTTGTCCAATTAAACTATCTCACTCCCAAAGAGCCACCCAGCTCCGCGTAGAAAAGAGAAGGCACCAGGTGTTTGCCAACACCAGCGACAAGCCACTACACCTCATGCACTCTTTCATTTCTAACCTCCAGGTGATGTAACAAAGACCGCTCAGTCGTGTCAAACAACACAATTCAGCTAGAAAACGCTTGTTCCTCATGACAGCTCGTCAggtttgctttctttgtttttccatggCAGACAcgcaaaagtaaaagcaaaccAACTATCACACACCTGTACATGAATCTGTGATCAGCGCTGCTCTAAAAGCAAAGCTCCTGTCAGaaagtcatttaaaatgtaaccCAATACAAATACTGTATCAGTTATCTAAAGATGTCCCACTTATAAAGCAATGGGTAACAGATTTGGTGGCAATTATACCATTTCACATGTTTGTAGCTTTGTtgaagactgagctcagaaAAGACCAGatagttttgtgttttgtgtttattttaatataaatatgaatgtgtgtgtgcttcactAGATGAGACACAAACTCTAAACTGAATGAATTTGGCTTCGACTCAAAGGCAAAAGTTGTTTTCATCTGATATAAAAAGGGGATCACTCTAAACATGGAATCTGTTGAACTTTTGCAGTATCAGTGAGGGCGTGGAAACGGTCGCATCTTTCCCTAGAATATGCTtgtatgattaaaaaaaaaaagaaaaagaaaagaagtcaTGATACAGACAAAGGATTGTGgcaatgaaaagtgaaaaataaaaatgatcaattgaaacaagcacacacgcatacacatgcacagagacatGCATGCAaattcactctctgtctctcacacgcgcgcattcacaaacacacacacacacatacagctgaaaaaaaaaaaagaatatgagCCAAATAAATACTGGTAAAGTACAATACGTACATGTAATTTACCCAAAGTTCATGAAACAAAACGAAGGGCGAGATCACACTGGATCAAAATGGAAAAGCATGCAGAAGTCCACTGCTCTACTGTAGCTTCACTCCTAGCAGACTACGAAAtagggagaaaaacagaaagagagagagagggagagagaggaagagagagagagagagagagagagagagagagagagagaggccccTGTCCTGAGCAGTTATAGCCACCTGGTCAGCCAGGAGTGACTGACTCCCCACACCACAGGGCACAGGGTGCTTCCTTCAGTGGCAAGTCTTCTTCTAACCCTCCATCTTTGTCCTGCAGTccaagggggaggaggaggtggaggaggaaggatgaGTATGGGTGAAATCAGGCGAGATGGTCAGGGCTGTGGGTGCCTCTTCACTGTAATTCAGTAGGTCCGGTTCTGGATGCAGAACAAGGATAACAAAGGTGTTTGCGATCTGTGTTAGCATGTGTGGAGGCGGGGAGGAGGTATGTGTGCAGAAATGCTGAGTGGGCTGAGGATGGACCGGGAACTGAGGGTGCAGactgaggggggagggagggggggggggtcgtgGGGTCAGAAAGCCAATCTTCTTCTCCAGGCTTATAGGGCCTGTGTCTTGAGCTCGATGGGCTCTCCCCTGGTCTCCTGCTGGCCCTCAGCCTCTGGGGGCCGGGTGCCCTTCAGCGTGGCGAGCCTCTCGGAGAGGCCGCGCATGCGAGGGAACAGCATGAAGTCATAGAGCAGAGCGCCCATGGCACCACCAATCATGGGTCCCACCCAGTACACCTGTCGTCAACAGAGAAGAGCAGAATGTGTTAGTGAGTTTGAAGATTTGTAAGAGTTCGCAGGCTGAAAGGATTTACAGATGTGATCATCTTACCCAGTGGTTGACAAAATTCCTGACCAGGACAGCAGGGGCGAAGGACCTGGCTGGGTTCATGCCTGCTCCAGTGTAGTACATCTaagtcaaagacagagagggtaGTTCAGGGTTAACACTGTGAAAGTGTGACATGATCCTTGTATGGACCCTTTTAGCTGTTTCAAATTTCTACATCCCCCTGGTCGGTTCTCACCCCGAGAAGATGCCCCATGAGCACAGAGAAGCCGATGGCCAGGGCAGCAGAGCCCAGGCGTCCGTTGCGCCTCTCATCGGTCACAGCAAAGATGCAGACGACAAGCTGCAGGGTGAGGAAGACCTCCATGGTGGTGGCCATGCCCAGGCTGATGCCTGGCTGCAGCTGAAGGACcagaggggggaaagaaagagTGATGAAATTAATGGTGAGAGTGCAAAAAATAACATGGCTCTAAACTCTGCTAGACACagttaaaatgttgaatatataattcagatgcagatttttttaatacatttgtgcacattgtgattttttttcttttgaatgacC
Proteins encoded:
- the stat6 gene encoding signal transducer and activator of transcription 6, which produces MAQWVHMSQMIQCLPDETINNLYPPSAFPIEVRHFLAEWIESQRWDDFALEKVEQESQAQALLDQTISLLQSIAQQNANVVDRMKLMQISRNMTMFQPQPLQFGVMVRDILRKERVLLNTPTQIPRPPQYQQCTSRESSFPNMQDVDHLVLKVLDVQEARQKMHQLQEELNWERQNYEGLQGPIQQNGLDPSKSEIQKLQNHIQQLEYNVKATATKRFQLLKECVDCLDQCQTRLISRLKSWRWEQHKAAIGHPFDDNLNPLQTWCEQLLGVNGKLRQELMLIGEPIPELQERLGQLLQVLVQSSLVVDKQPPQVIKTQSKFSTTVRYLLGEKIAPGKPVVLKAQIINELQARNLGSVPGDNVGELINNTAILEHNTSSKSTCATFRNMSIKKIKRADRKGSESVTEEKFALLFSAEITITGCDTPYRIQMISLPVVVIVHGSQDNNALATIIWDCAFSEADRVPFVVPERVPWRMMYSTLNSKFTAEVQTQHNLDHYNQHFLAQKIFDKPDFADDFSNMMVSWAQFNKEVLPGRPFTFWQWFEGVMELTKKHLKTYWSEGLIFGFIGKQHLHLILKDRPNGTFLLRFSDSEIGGITIAYVSATENGGQKIQNIQPFTKRDLEIRSLGDRIRDISHITHLYPEFPKHEVFKKFYSEPQASPIGGYIPVSLHTKVGMEAGTATHPAPSMAPLAESPHSTVGFPVHQFQQPFSPQESIPQDIMETAPTPAVEFSPNPPVVFTEHISTGNNMELDFDTLLQTLNN
- the mipa gene encoding major intrinsic protein of lens fiber a; the encoded protein is MWEFRSMSFWRAVFAEFYGTMFFVFFGLGAALRWTTGPHNVLHVAFCFGLAAATLIQSIGHISGGHINPAVTFAYLIGSQMSLFRAFFYIMAQCLGALAGAAVLYGVTPSNMRGNLALNTLQPGISLGMATTMEVFLTLQLVVCIFAVTDERRNGRLGSAALAIGFSVLMGHLLGMYYTGAGMNPARSFAPAVLVRNFVNHWVYWVGPMIGGAMGALLYDFMLFPRMRGLSERLATLKGTRPPEAEGQQETRGEPIELKTQAL